Proteins encoded by one window of uncultured Draconibacterium sp.:
- a CDS encoding tRNA-dihydrouridine synthase family protein yields the protein MNYLPFFEKKQRYFILFVSEIIFRKADLMIYLAPLQGFTDYVYRASYAKVFNAVDAYFVPYISLKNNTIPNKYIREILPDNNGQNRVVPQILAKDAAEFKFLENILVENGYSEFNLNLGCPYPMVTNRGKGSGLLPFPDEIYKLLDYFYSSDKGELSVKLRAGFKSAHELEAIIEVLNQFPLKEVILHARVAGQLYSGEIDENAFAYATQNLKHKLVYNGDIFSTEDFIAKQNKFPGIDTWMLGRGILMNPLLPHEIKGVQVSPQERFDLLNTFHQTMLKRYLEIMDNEGNALNKMKQFWIYFSRCFPNQRKVLKHIKKVKSLNKYGEIVKSAFYENRG from the coding sequence ATGAACTATTTGCCTTTTTTTGAAAAAAAGCAGCGCTATTTTATTTTATTTGTAAGTGAAATTATATTCCGAAAAGCTGATTTGATGATTTACCTGGCTCCATTACAGGGTTTTACCGATTATGTATACCGGGCATCGTACGCTAAAGTTTTTAATGCCGTTGATGCTTATTTTGTTCCTTATATTTCGTTGAAAAACAATACTATACCAAATAAGTATATTCGCGAAATACTCCCCGATAATAACGGGCAAAACAGGGTCGTTCCTCAAATTCTGGCAAAAGATGCGGCAGAGTTTAAATTTCTGGAGAATATTTTAGTTGAAAATGGCTATTCGGAATTTAACCTGAATTTGGGATGTCCGTACCCGATGGTCACCAACCGTGGAAAAGGTTCCGGCTTGTTGCCTTTCCCGGATGAGATTTATAAGCTACTCGACTATTTTTATAGCAGCGATAAAGGCGAACTCTCTGTAAAATTAAGGGCCGGGTTTAAATCGGCCCACGAACTCGAAGCCATCATTGAAGTTTTGAACCAATTCCCGTTAAAAGAAGTAATTCTTCACGCGCGGGTGGCCGGACAGTTGTATTCGGGCGAGATTGACGAGAATGCCTTTGCTTATGCCACACAAAACCTAAAACATAAGTTGGTGTATAACGGCGACATTTTTTCAACGGAGGATTTCATTGCCAAACAAAATAAATTCCCCGGAATTGATACCTGGATGCTGGGACGCGGAATTTTAATGAATCCATTGCTTCCGCACGAAATAAAAGGTGTTCAGGTTTCTCCGCAGGAACGGTTTGATTTGCTCAATACTTTTCATCAAACAATGCTAAAACGTTACCTTGAGATTATGGATAACGAAGGCAATGCACTGAATAAAATGAAACAGTTCTGGATATACTTTTCCAGGTGTTTCCCTAATCAGCGAAAGGTGCTGAAACACATAAAAAAGGTGAAGTCGCTGAATAAATACGGTGAAATTGTAAAGTCAGCATTTTACGAGAATCGAGGTTAA
- the rnpA gene encoding ribonuclease P protein component, with protein MNPKIELPVSHTFKKEERLCSKKVIEKLFSEGESFLAFPLKVVHLQTKLPGPYPIKAGFTVSKKIFKRAVKRNRIKRLMRETFRLNKQLLPKFSQNTQVAVFFIFIGKELPKFQQMEKAMKKALYKLNEAYSEPDDKA; from the coding sequence ATGAATCCAAAAATAGAATTGCCGGTTTCTCATACTTTTAAAAAAGAGGAACGACTGTGTAGTAAAAAGGTGATCGAGAAACTTTTTTCTGAAGGCGAATCTTTTTTAGCATTTCCATTAAAGGTGGTCCATCTTCAAACCAAGCTTCCCGGTCCATATCCGATTAAGGCCGGATTCACTGTGAGCAAAAAGATATTTAAACGTGCGGTAAAACGTAATCGAATAAAACGGTTGATGCGTGAAACCTTCCGGCTGAATAAACAATTACTGCCCAAGTTTAGCCAAAACACACAAGTTGCTGTTTTTTTTATTTTTATTGGCAAAGAATTACCGAAATTCCAACAGATGGAAAAAGCGATGAAGAAAGCACTCTATAAGTTGAATGAAGCATATTCAGAGCCTGATGATAAAGCATAA
- a CDS encoding T9SS type A sorting domain-containing protein, with protein sequence MSKYYTLLNLFILVVLSSNAQMKNYNQSIKVPPPVCYASGEIERARIQPPAEFLLKSAGAAKCDIIVDYIGFSSEAQEAFEYAVTIWETIIESEMPIRMKATWSGSLDNNVLGSCGPETYYKNFKDAPFKDRYYPVAVAEKIAKQELNGESRYDMVAQFSSKIDWYLGTDMNTPDDKYDLVSVVLHEIGHGLGFTGFFFADDDIGAYGFYEFGDATSFDILVGKGAITGEQLVDTSLYENVSAELLLALQSANLYANSPVAVKRNNGNKPRLYAPIEFDDGSSVYHLNDNTYPNGNENSLMTHAVGLAEAIHDPGPLTRGIMDDIGWRNIFIRFDQVKDIEELQPLVFKGWFESDYGVKDGTPKVIYSLDGFENHSDTIYMAEEEEPGMYSATYVPESASESISYYLEVQDTMDRKRTSPALAPKEFFSIGIGEDNERPIIEHEEIAYFLLRGENLELMAHIDDNLGIDTAYVRYFINEVEQEAFAISWDYDDRYTGTFPFNLSELKNGDVVKYAIYAVDASTNANTKRLPQLSFDYFSFEVEEIFDAVSQYENDFNEETVDFVISDFDIYTATNFPDGALHSPHPYPAPNTDNGELEFTTFLKKPIVLKEGGTMSFDEVVLVEPGSLLSDYGDSDFFDYVIIEGSNDFGMNWYALADGYDSSDESTWRTNYNNGIPDDGQDSETVGSAEWFVNRSITLTDNDYFYEGDTVLIRFRLYSDPYAAGWGWAIDNLVIQRPVSVDNVLLSPGEINVYPNPFTDNISVEISAVQEESQIQIEVYNSVGQRIYIAEEPGVIGVYFSHINLSGYGSGMFLIKVSQNGEAVLTKKLIKN encoded by the coding sequence ATGAGCAAGTATTATACATTATTAAATTTGTTTATTCTTGTGGTGTTATCCTCTAACGCACAAATGAAGAATTACAATCAAAGTATTAAAGTTCCGCCACCAGTATGTTATGCTTCTGGAGAAATTGAAAGGGCTCGTATTCAACCTCCGGCCGAATTTTTGTTAAAGTCAGCCGGCGCTGCAAAATGCGATATTATTGTTGATTATATTGGATTTTCTTCTGAGGCACAAGAAGCATTTGAGTATGCTGTTACGATCTGGGAAACAATAATTGAATCGGAAATGCCAATACGGATGAAAGCTACATGGAGCGGAAGTTTGGATAATAATGTTCTGGGGAGTTGCGGGCCGGAAACGTATTACAAAAATTTTAAGGATGCCCCATTTAAAGATCGGTATTACCCGGTAGCTGTTGCCGAGAAAATTGCCAAACAAGAGCTAAATGGAGAAAGCAGATACGATATGGTTGCCCAGTTTAGCAGTAAAATTGACTGGTATTTGGGAACCGATATGAATACTCCTGATGATAAATATGATTTGGTATCGGTAGTATTACATGAGATTGGACATGGTTTGGGATTTACAGGTTTCTTTTTTGCCGATGACGATATTGGAGCTTATGGATTTTATGAGTTTGGAGACGCAACATCATTTGACATTTTAGTAGGAAAAGGAGCTATAACTGGAGAACAGCTTGTTGATACTTCGTTATATGAAAATGTAAGTGCCGAGCTTTTATTGGCGTTGCAATCAGCTAATCTATACGCAAACAGTCCTGTAGCAGTTAAACGAAACAACGGTAATAAACCACGTTTATATGCTCCAATAGAATTTGATGATGGTTCAAGTGTTTATCATTTAAATGATAATACTTATCCTAATGGGAATGAAAATTCACTAATGACACATGCTGTTGGTTTGGCAGAAGCAATACACGACCCTGGCCCGCTAACAAGAGGAATAATGGATGATATAGGCTGGAGAAATATTTTTATTCGTTTTGACCAGGTAAAAGATATTGAAGAACTGCAGCCGCTGGTATTTAAGGGATGGTTTGAAAGCGATTACGGAGTGAAAGATGGTACTCCCAAAGTGATCTACTCTTTAGACGGATTTGAAAACCATTCGGATACCATCTATATGGCCGAAGAGGAAGAGCCGGGAATGTATTCGGCAACATATGTACCCGAGAGTGCATCTGAAAGTATATCATATTATCTGGAAGTACAGGATACCATGGATCGGAAACGTACGTCTCCTGCGCTGGCTCCAAAAGAATTCTTTTCAATAGGAATTGGAGAGGATAACGAACGTCCGATTATTGAACACGAAGAAATTGCATACTTCCTTTTAAGGGGTGAAAATTTGGAATTAATGGCCCATATTGACGACAATCTTGGTATTGATACGGCATATGTGCGATATTTTATAAACGAAGTTGAGCAAGAAGCATTTGCGATAAGTTGGGACTACGATGATAGGTATACTGGTACATTTCCTTTTAATTTAAGTGAATTAAAAAATGGAGATGTTGTAAAATATGCCATTTACGCAGTCGATGCATCAACAAATGCAAATACTAAGCGTTTACCTCAATTAAGCTTCGATTATTTCTCGTTTGAGGTAGAAGAGATTTTCGACGCCGTTAGTCAATACGAAAATGATTTCAACGAGGAAACAGTTGATTTCGTTATTTCAGATTTTGATATCTATACTGCTACGAATTTTCCTGACGGAGCATTACATAGTCCACATCCTTACCCGGCTCCTAATACAGATAATGGTGAACTCGAATTTACAACTTTCCTGAAAAAACCAATAGTCCTGAAAGAAGGAGGCACGATGTCTTTTGATGAAGTAGTATTGGTTGAACCTGGTAGTCTGTTATCTGATTATGGCGACAGCGATTTTTTTGATTATGTGATTATTGAAGGAAGTAACGACTTTGGAATGAACTGGTATGCGCTTGCCGATGGTTATGATAGTTCCGATGAATCGACATGGCGTACAAATTATAATAATGGTATCCCCGATGACGGACAGGATTCAGAAACAGTAGGTTCAGCGGAGTGGTTTGTAAACAGGTCGATTACACTTACAGATAATGATTATTTTTATGAAGGCGACACTGTGCTGATTCGATTCAGATTATATTCCGATCCATATGCAGCTGGCTGGGGCTGGGCTATCGATAACTTAGTTATTCAAAGACCCGTTTCAGTCGACAATGTTTTATTGTCGCCGGGAGAGATTAATGTTTATCCAAATCCTTTTACCGACAATATTTCGGTAGAAATATCTGCTGTTCAGGAAGAGTCGCAGATACAAATTGAAGTGTATAATTCGGTAGGGCAAAGAATATATATCGCAGAAGAACCGGGTGTTATTGGAGTGTATTTCAGCCATATTAATCTGTCGGGATACGGCAGCGGAATGTTTCTGATAAAAGTGAGTCAGAATGGTGAAGCTGTTTTGACGAAAAAGTTAATTAAAAACTAA
- a CDS encoding DUF4271 domain-containing protein gives MGANYTYYQDTVTAYIDSAEVPHLEKTTPTLQRNNNFKQNIQAIDSSDYIIPRKETMLHTEQLEKPTFVLPNRERNKPQSDWLTFLIFIAIALFASIRYGYAKYIQHLFLSLFNYATSARMLNDKSYPLFHAAYRLELIFYLVLSIFIYQGLNMLKWENAGINPTYFAFIFGGVLLYFLFKKFVYLILGLLFETQNETQEYLFNMDNFNRSLSLILLPIIIILTFAPFKTPEFIAILGLTILLIFNLLLLRRGAIILLRKQFSLFYLFLYLCTLEILPLLLIYKVVV, from the coding sequence ATGGGGGCAAATTACACATACTATCAGGACACAGTTACAGCATATATTGACAGTGCTGAAGTACCCCACCTTGAAAAAACAACCCCAACATTACAGAGGAATAACAATTTCAAACAAAATATACAAGCCATTGACAGTTCGGACTACATTATTCCGCGCAAAGAAACGATGTTGCACACCGAACAACTTGAAAAACCTACATTTGTTTTACCTAACCGGGAGCGAAATAAGCCGCAAAGCGATTGGCTAACCTTTCTTATTTTTATTGCAATCGCCCTTTTTGCCAGCATCAGGTACGGCTATGCCAAATACATTCAGCACCTTTTTTTGTCTTTATTCAATTATGCAACATCAGCGCGAATGCTAAACGATAAAAGCTACCCGCTTTTTCATGCTGCATACCGGCTTGAGCTAATTTTTTATCTTGTTTTATCCATTTTTATTTACCAGGGACTAAATATGTTGAAATGGGAAAATGCAGGAATAAATCCCACCTATTTTGCTTTTATTTTCGGCGGAGTTCTACTTTACTTTCTTTTCAAAAAATTTGTATACCTGATTCTGGGATTGCTGTTTGAAACGCAAAATGAGACACAGGAATACCTCTTTAACATGGATAATTTTAACCGATCGCTCAGTTTAATTCTATTACCCATTATAATTATTTTAACTTTTGCACCTTTCAAAACCCCTGAATTTATTGCTATTCTGGGGCTTACAATTCTTTTAATTTTTAACCTATTATTACTAAGAAGGGGTGCAATTATATTATTAAGAAAACAATTTTCGTTATTTTATCTGTTTTTGTACCTTTGTACCCTTGAAATTTTACCCTTGCTTTTAATTTATAAAGTTGTTGTTTGA
- a CDS encoding uroporphyrinogen-III synthase, with protein MKVKSILVSQPEPKTAKSPYFELAEKNGLKIDFRPFIQVEGVPAKEFRQTRTQILEHTAVIFTSRTAIDHFFRIAQELRITVPDSMKYFCISEATAFYLQKYIVYRKRKIFYADGKFTDLVNVMKKHKDEKFLVPLSDIHKQEIPDLLDKGGYTYTKAILYRTVSADLSDLADIKYDVLVFFSPSGIKSLFQNFPGFEQNSTRIACFGPSTAKAVEEAGLRLDIQAPTAQAPSMTMALDQYIKKNNKN; from the coding sequence TTGAAAGTCAAGAGCATTTTAGTTTCACAACCAGAGCCAAAGACAGCAAAATCACCGTATTTTGAATTGGCCGAAAAGAATGGGCTGAAGATTGATTTCAGACCTTTCATACAAGTTGAGGGAGTTCCTGCCAAGGAATTTCGCCAAACACGAACACAGATCCTGGAGCATACTGCGGTAATTTTTACCAGCCGTACAGCTATCGATCACTTCTTTAGAATTGCACAGGAACTGCGCATTACAGTACCGGACTCGATGAAATATTTTTGCATTTCTGAAGCAACCGCTTTCTACTTGCAAAAATATATTGTGTACCGTAAACGTAAAATATTTTACGCAGATGGGAAATTTACCGACTTAGTGAATGTGATGAAAAAACACAAAGATGAAAAATTCCTTGTTCCACTTTCAGACATTCACAAACAGGAGATTCCCGACCTGTTGGATAAAGGAGGATACACTTACACGAAAGCAATTTTGTACCGTACAGTAAGTGCCGACTTGTCTGACTTAGCCGACATTAAGTATGATGTGCTTGTATTTTTCAGTCCTTCAGGAATAAAATCTTTGTTCCAGAATTTCCCTGGATTCGAACAAAATTCAACACGCATAGCTTGCTTTGGTCCGTCAACTGCAAAAGCTGTTGAAGAGGCAGGACTGAGACTTGATATTCAGGCTCCAACAGCCCAGGCTCCTTCAATGACCATGGCTCTTGATCAATACATCAAGAAGAATAACAAGAATTAA
- a CDS encoding prephenate dehydrogenase encodes MRTTVIGLGLIGGSIARDLRKSGFATELIGVETNEANSKKALEIGLVDRIETLENAVSDTDLVIIAIPVNHELNVLPLVLDLIGSGTTVADMGSTKKVIVDLVADHKRRRNFVPAHPMSGTEDSGPTAALEGLFEGKIAILCDQENSGPQHVALIEKMFQVLGMDIAYMSSDEQDHSTAFVSHLPHAAAYALANAVQAKEDRKIIFDLASGGFRSTVRLAKSSATMWHPIFQQNREYVVESLDVYIKHLIEFRDCMKEEDDDKMLDLIKNANKIRGILKGENPQFRKNEEKLTKLYTK; translated from the coding sequence ATGAGAACAACAGTAATCGGACTTGGATTAATTGGCGGATCAATTGCACGGGATTTACGGAAATCGGGATTTGCCACCGAGTTAATCGGAGTTGAAACCAACGAAGCCAACTCCAAAAAAGCATTGGAAATTGGACTGGTAGATCGGATTGAAACACTTGAAAACGCAGTAAGTGATACGGATCTGGTAATTATTGCAATTCCGGTAAACCACGAACTTAATGTATTGCCACTGGTTTTAGATTTGATTGGAAGTGGAACAACAGTGGCCGATATGGGATCGACTAAAAAGGTGATTGTTGATTTGGTTGCTGACCATAAACGAAGACGTAATTTTGTTCCTGCACACCCGATGTCGGGAACAGAGGACTCGGGACCAACAGCTGCATTGGAAGGATTATTTGAAGGCAAAATTGCCATTTTGTGCGACCAGGAAAACTCCGGACCACAGCATGTTGCTTTAATTGAAAAAATGTTTCAGGTACTTGGAATGGACATTGCTTATATGTCGTCTGATGAACAGGATCATAGCACTGCTTTTGTTTCGCATTTACCCCACGCCGCTGCCTATGCGTTGGCAAATGCCGTTCAGGCAAAAGAAGATCGTAAAATTATCTTCGATCTGGCAAGTGGGGGATTTCGTTCAACGGTTCGTTTGGCAAAGAGTTCAGCTACCATGTGGCATCCAATCTTTCAACAAAACCGCGAGTATGTTGTTGAATCGCTTGATGTGTATATCAAACACCTAATTGAATTTCGCGACTGTATGAAAGAAGAGGATGATGATAAAATGCTTGATCTCATTAAAAATGCAAACAAGATAAGAGGTATTCTTAAAGGAGAAAATCCGCAATTCAGAAAGAACGAAGAGAAATTAACAAAACTTTATACGAAATAA
- a CDS encoding 6-carboxytetrahydropterin synthase gives MAKIRVTKKFHFEMAHVLYEYDGLCRNIHGHTYNMEVTLLGEIREEKGHPKDGMVIDFGKLKKLVKDKIVNVYDHSLVVSKIYADKNQKHLLKTTERLIVHDFQPTSENMCVYFAGVLQQELPENVSLYSIRLYETATSYAEWFADDNK, from the coding sequence ATGGCGAAGATTAGAGTTACCAAGAAGTTTCATTTTGAAATGGCTCACGTGCTTTATGAATACGATGGTTTGTGCCGCAATATTCACGGGCACACCTATAATATGGAAGTGACTTTACTTGGTGAAATCAGGGAGGAGAAAGGCCACCCGAAAGACGGGATGGTGATTGACTTTGGAAAGCTTAAAAAACTGGTAAAAGACAAAATCGTAAATGTTTACGACCACAGTTTGGTGGTAAGCAAAATTTACGCCGATAAAAACCAGAAGCACCTGCTAAAAACTACAGAACGTTTGATCGTTCACGATTTCCAGCCCACATCGGAAAATATGTGTGTTTATTTTGCCGGCGTTCTTCAACAAGAGCTACCGGAAAACGTTTCTTTATATAGTATTCGTCTTTACGAAACGGCAACCTCGTATGCCGAATGGTTTGCCGATGACAATAAGTAA
- the polA gene encoding DNA polymerase I — MAENKQQKLFLLDAFALIYRSYFAFIRNPRFNSKGVNTSAMLGVTNTIVQLMEKEDPEYLAVVFDVSAPTFRHEMFKEYKANRDEMPEDLRKSIPYIRRIIEAFNIPIIEKAGYEADDVIGTLAKKAEKEGFTTYMMTPDKDYAQLVSDQVYMYKPGKGGGDVEIWGLPEVQESFGIETADQVIDILGLMGDSADNIPGCPGIGPKTAQKLIAEYGSIEELYKNTDKLKGKQKERIVENEEQVRLSKVLATIITDAPVEFNLNKLQKDELNKEELVKLFNELEFKTLISRLKLSSAPAEPAMQGTLFGAPEEVVAEVPATKENIDSVPHQYYLVENELQRASLRAELSVQKEFCFDTETTGLDTQTAEIVCMSFAFREHEAYCVTIPTDRKEAQKVMDEFREVFADTNSTKIGQNIKYDILILKNYNLEVKGPLYDTMLAHYLIQPDMKHNLDQLCLQYLKYEKVPTENLIGKKGKNQLTMRSVTTEKLRDYACEDADLTLQLKNALDPELDKAGVRELFETLEMPLVPVLAKMESTGVKLNSEELNRYAIVLREQIIQLEKEIIELAGEEFNVSSPKQLGPILFEKLKIDTNAKKTKTKQYSTSEEVLIRLVDKHPIVQKVLDFRGLKKLLSTYVEALPQLANPKTGKIHTSYNQAIAATGRLSSVNPNLQNIPIRDAAGREIRKAFIPSDDEHTFFSADYSQIELRIMAALSGDEEMQRAFNEGKDIHAITAAKIYQIAESEVDSDMRRKAKTANFGIIYGISAFGLSQRLNIPRTEAKQLIDGYFENFPKIKAFMDKQIHLAREQGFVETIKGRRRYLKDINSANAVVRGMAERNAVNAPIQGSAADIIKIAMINIHNKMEEANLQSKMILQVHDELNFDVYKPELETIRSLVKTEMENAVDIGVQLTVESNAADNWLDAH; from the coding sequence ATGGCTGAAAACAAACAGCAAAAACTTTTTCTTTTAGACGCTTTCGCACTGATTTACCGCAGTTATTTCGCATTTATCCGCAACCCAAGGTTTAACTCAAAAGGCGTTAACACCTCGGCAATGCTGGGAGTTACCAACACCATTGTGCAGTTAATGGAAAAAGAGGATCCGGAATACCTGGCCGTGGTTTTCGATGTTTCGGCACCAACTTTCAGGCACGAAATGTTTAAAGAATACAAGGCCAACCGCGATGAAATGCCGGAGGATCTGCGCAAATCGATTCCATACATTCGCAGAATTATTGAGGCCTTTAACATCCCGATTATTGAAAAAGCAGGCTACGAAGCCGATGACGTGATTGGAACGCTGGCGAAAAAAGCCGAAAAAGAAGGTTTCACCACCTATATGATGACGCCCGACAAAGATTATGCACAGCTGGTTTCCGACCAGGTTTATATGTATAAACCCGGAAAAGGCGGTGGCGATGTTGAAATTTGGGGATTGCCCGAAGTACAGGAAAGTTTTGGTATTGAGACCGCCGACCAGGTGATTGACATCCTAGGATTAATGGGCGACTCGGCCGATAATATTCCAGGCTGCCCCGGCATTGGGCCAAAAACGGCACAGAAACTTATTGCCGAATACGGAAGCATTGAAGAGCTCTACAAAAACACCGATAAACTGAAAGGCAAACAAAAAGAACGCATTGTTGAAAACGAAGAGCAGGTGCGCCTTTCGAAAGTACTGGCAACTATTATCACTGATGCGCCCGTGGAATTCAACCTGAACAAACTGCAGAAAGATGAACTCAATAAAGAGGAGCTGGTAAAACTGTTTAACGAGCTGGAATTCAAAACACTGATTTCTCGCTTAAAACTGAGCAGTGCTCCGGCCGAACCGGCCATGCAGGGAACACTTTTTGGCGCGCCGGAAGAAGTTGTTGCCGAAGTTCCTGCCACAAAAGAAAACATCGATTCTGTTCCTCACCAGTACTATTTGGTTGAAAACGAATTGCAACGCGCCAGTTTACGGGCCGAACTTTCGGTGCAAAAGGAATTTTGTTTTGATACTGAAACGACGGGGCTTGATACGCAGACTGCCGAGATCGTTTGTATGTCATTTGCGTTCAGGGAGCACGAAGCGTATTGTGTTACCATTCCCACAGACCGGAAAGAAGCGCAAAAAGTAATGGATGAGTTTCGTGAAGTTTTTGCCGATACGAATAGTACCAAAATAGGGCAAAATATTAAGTACGACATCCTCATTCTGAAGAATTACAACCTGGAAGTAAAAGGCCCACTTTACGATACCATGTTGGCACATTACCTGATTCAGCCCGACATGAAACACAATCTTGACCAGTTGTGTCTGCAGTACCTGAAATACGAAAAAGTTCCGACTGAAAACCTGATTGGCAAAAAAGGAAAAAACCAACTGACCATGCGTTCGGTTACAACCGAAAAGTTGCGCGATTATGCCTGTGAAGATGCCGACCTTACTTTACAATTAAAAAATGCTTTGGATCCGGAATTAGATAAAGCCGGTGTGCGTGAACTTTTTGAAACACTGGAAATGCCGCTGGTGCCGGTGCTTGCAAAAATGGAAAGTACGGGTGTAAAATTAAACTCAGAAGAGCTGAATCGGTACGCCATAGTTTTGCGCGAACAAATAATTCAACTTGAAAAAGAAATTATAGAACTGGCCGGCGAAGAGTTTAATGTTTCGTCGCCCAAACAACTGGGTCCTATTCTTTTCGAAAAATTAAAAATTGATACCAACGCTAAAAAAACCAAAACCAAACAATACTCCACTTCAGAAGAGGTTTTGATTCGTTTGGTTGATAAGCATCCGATCGTACAGAAAGTATTGGATTTCCGGGGACTGAAAAAGCTGTTATCTACATATGTTGAGGCTTTACCGCAATTGGCAAATCCAAAAACAGGAAAAATTCACACCTCATACAACCAGGCCATTGCAGCCACCGGACGTTTGAGTTCAGTTAATCCGAACCTCCAGAATATTCCAATACGTGATGCAGCGGGCCGTGAAATACGAAAAGCTTTTATTCCGTCGGATGACGAGCACACTTTTTTCTCTGCCGACTACTCGCAAATCGAGTTGCGCATTATGGCGGCGCTAAGTGGCGACGAAGAAATGCAGCGCGCTTTTAACGAAGGCAAAGATATTCACGCCATAACTGCAGCAAAAATATACCAGATTGCGGAAAGCGAGGTCGATTCAGACATGCGCCGTAAGGCTAAAACTGCCAACTTCGGAATTATTTACGGTATATCAGCATTTGGCTTGTCGCAGCGACTGAATATTCCACGCACCGAAGCCAAGCAGTTGATTGACGGCTATTTCGAGAATTTTCCGAAGATTAAAGCGTTTATGGACAAGCAAATTCACCTTGCCCGCGAGCAGGGTTTTGTGGAAACCATAAAAGGTCGCCGCCGCTATTTAAAAGATATTAATTCGGCAAACGCAGTAGTTCGCGGAATGGCCGAACGAAATGCAGTAAATGCTCCGATTCAGGGTTCTGCAGCGGATATCATTAAAATTGCAATGATCAATATCCACAACAAAATGGAGGAGGCAAACCTGCAATCGAAAATGATTTTGCAGGTGCACGATGAATTGAATTTTGATGTGTATAAACCGGAATTGGAAACAATCCGTTCGCTGGTGAAAACTGAAATGGAAAATGCCGTGGATATTGGCGTTCAGCTAACGGTTGAAAGCAATGCTGCCGATAACTGGCTGGATGCACACTAG
- a CDS encoding chorismate mutase, with amino-acid sequence MTLKLDINPIKAWLPNIDNPLLISGPCSLETEEQTMETARLLAKDKRVFVFRGGVWKPRTRPGSFEGVGSIGLKWLQQVKEETGLPVGTEVANAQHTEDALKAGLDVLWIGARSTASPFVVQEIADVLKGTDSVVMIKNPVNPDVQLWMGAVERISQAGIKNIVGIHRGFTPFRQTKYRNYPNWKTFIELKRLLPNLPVICDPSHIAGTREYLHEVSQKAFDMGMDGLMLESHRDPSCALSDAGQQLTPADLGKLLDKLVIRNESANNPDFDNQLDVLRNRIDAIDAELLETLASRVEIVKQIGQYKRDNNVTALQINRWTQLMENRVNLGKSMDINETFVKILFQLIHEDSVRMQTEIMDEE; translated from the coding sequence ATGACATTAAAATTAGACATTAATCCGATTAAAGCGTGGTTGCCAAACATCGACAATCCGCTGCTAATTTCAGGGCCTTGTAGCCTTGAAACGGAAGAACAAACCATGGAAACAGCCCGTTTGCTGGCAAAGGACAAACGCGTATTTGTTTTTCGCGGTGGCGTTTGGAAACCCAGAACTCGTCCGGGATCGTTTGAAGGAGTTGGATCGATTGGTTTAAAATGGTTGCAACAGGTAAAAGAAGAAACCGGCTTGCCCGTTGGAACAGAAGTGGCCAATGCTCAACATACCGAAGATGCATTAAAAGCAGGACTTGATGTGTTGTGGATAGGCGCGCGTTCAACAGCCAGTCCGTTTGTTGTGCAGGAAATTGCTGATGTACTGAAGGGAACTGATTCGGTTGTAATGATCAAGAATCCGGTAAATCCGGATGTGCAACTTTGGATGGGTGCCGTAGAAAGAATTAGTCAGGCGGGTATTAAAAACATAGTGGGTATTCATCGTGGATTTACGCCATTCCGTCAAACTAAATACCGCAACTACCCGAACTGGAAAACCTTTATTGAATTAAAACGTTTGCTTCCGAATTTGCCTGTAATTTGCGATCCGAGCCATATTGCCGGAACACGCGAATACCTACACGAAGTTTCGCAGAAAGCATTTGATATGGGAATGGATGGTTTAATGCTTGAATCGCACCGCGATCCGTCGTGTGCACTTAGCGACGCCGGGCAGCAGTTGACTCCTGCCGACCTCGGAAAATTGCTCGATAAACTTGTAATTCGTAATGAGAGTGCAAATAACCCGGATTTTGATAACCAATTGGACGTATTGCGTAACCGGATTGATGCAATTGATGCCGAGCTGCTTGAAACACTGGCTTCACGTGTTGAGATTGTGAAACAGATTGGCCAATATAAACGCGATAACAATGTTACTGCCCTTCAGATAAATCGTTGGACACAATTAATGGAAAACCGTGTTAACCTGGGGAAGAGCATGGACATTAACGAAACATTCGTAAAAATACTGTTTCAGTTAATTCACGAAGATTCGGTGCGAATGCAAACTGAAATTATGGATGAGGAATAG